From Streptomyces sp. NBC_01551:
CGGTGTCCTCGACGAGGTGGAGATGGAGCGCCGCGCCCGCGAGCTCCTGACCACCCTGTCCATCCGGATCCCCAGTGTCCGGATCCCGATCGCCTCGCTCTCCGGCGGACAGCGCCAGACCGTGGCGATCGCCCGCTCGATGCTGGGCGAGCCCCAGCTCGTCATCCTCGACGAGCCCACCGCCGCCCTCGGCGTCGAGCAGACCGCACAGGTGCTCGACCTCGTGGAGCGGCTGCGCGAGCGCGGCCACGCCGTCATCCTCATCAGCCACAACATGGCCGATGTGAAGGCCGTCGCCGACAAGGTGGCGGTCCTGCGGCTGGGCCGCAACAACGGTGTCTTCAACGTCGCCGACACCTCGCAGGAAGAGATCATCTCCGCCATCACCGGGGCCACGGACAACGCCGTGACCCGCCGGGCGGCGCGCACCGGGGAGGCCCAGAAGTGAGCACCCACATCGACCCGGTCAACCCGGCCGCCGCGCACGACGCGATCCCGGCCGTTGACCCGCGCCTGCTCGTACGGGAGCAGGGCTTCGCCGGCTACCTGAACGAGTTCGGCCGCAAGATGAAGGCCGGCGACCTGGGATCCATACCGGTCGTCATCGGCCTGATCATCATCTGGAGCATCTTCCAGGGGCTGAACTCGAACTTCCTCTCCCCGGAGAACCTGACCAACATCGCGATCACGATGGTCGCCACCGGCATGATCGCCGTCGGCATCATCTTCGTGCTGCTGCTCGGCGAGATCGACCTCTCGGTCGGCTCGGTCAGCGGCGTCTCCGGCGCGATCGTCGCCGTCCTCGCCGTCACCCACGGCGTGAACGAGTGGCTGGCCATCCTCGCCGCCGTCGCCGGCGGCGCCCTGATCGGCGCCATCCACGGCTTCTTCTTCGCCCGGATCGGCGCACCCGCCTTCGCCGTCACCCTGTCGGGCCTGCTGTTCTGGTCCGGCGCGATGCTGCAGATCCTCGGCAGCAACGGCACGATCAACCTCGACTCCGAGGGTGTCGTCGGCAAGCTCACCACGTACTACTTCTCGGACGTGGCGGCCGGCTACGGCCTCGCGGCCGTCGCCACGGTGGCGTACTTCCTCGCCTCCTACTTCGACAACCAGCGCCGCCAGGCGGCGGGCGTCCCCTCCCGGCCGCTCGGCGAGATCCTGCTGCGCACCGGCCTGCTCGCGCTGTTCACCTTCGGCCCCGCCGCGGTGTTCAACCAGTACAAGGGCCTGCCGCTCGCGGTGGTGCTGTTCGTGGTGGTCCTGGTCGGTACGGACTTCGTGCTGCGCCGTACCTCCTTCGGCCGCAACGTCTTCGCCCTCGGCGGCAGCGTCGAGGCCTCCCGCCGGGCCGGCATCAACGTCACCGGGATCCGCATCGCGGTCTTCTCGATCTCCGGCACCTTCGCCGCCGTCGGCGGGCTCTTCTGGGCCTCCAAGATCGCGGCGGCCAACCAGAGCGCCGGCGCCGGCGACCTGCTGATGAACGTGATCGCGGCGGCCGTGATCGGCGGCACCAGCCTCTTCGGCGGCCGGGGCCGTACCTGGAACGCCCTCCTCGGCGTCATGGTCATCACCTCGATCCAGTACG
This genomic window contains:
- a CDS encoding sugar ABC transporter permease; this translates as MSTHIDPVNPAAAHDAIPAVDPRLLVREQGFAGYLNEFGRKMKAGDLGSIPVVIGLIIIWSIFQGLNSNFLSPENLTNIAITMVATGMIAVGIIFVLLLGEIDLSVGSVSGVSGAIVAVLAVTHGVNEWLAILAAVAGGALIGAIHGFFFARIGAPAFAVTLSGLLFWSGAMLQILGSNGTINLDSEGVVGKLTTYYFSDVAAGYGLAAVATVAYFLASYFDNQRRQAAGVPSRPLGEILLRTGLLALFTFGPAAVFNQYKGLPLAVVLFVVVLVGTDFVLRRTSFGRNVFALGGSVEASRRAGINVTGIRIAVFSISGTFAAVGGLFWASKIAAANQSAGAGDLLMNVIAAAVIGGTSLFGGRGRTWNALLGVMVITSIQYGLALEGIATPIQYMITGAVLLATVVIDSVTRKTQKTAGRA
- a CDS encoding ATP-binding cassette domain-containing protein, translated to MVHVSAAPVLALRGVSKRFGAVQALTDVELEVHSGEVVALVGDNGAGKSTLVKTIAGVHPIDDGVIEWEGRPVSITKPHDAQNLGIATVYQDLALCDNIDVVGNLFLGRELKRRGVLDEVEMERRARELLTTLSIRIPSVRIPIASLSGGQRQTVAIARSMLGEPQLVILDEPTAALGVEQTAQVLDLVERLRERGHAVILISHNMADVKAVADKVAVLRLGRNNGVFNVADTSQEEIISAITGATDNAVTRRAARTGEAQK